CCGGCCAGGACCCCGCAGATGCCGAGTCCTCACACCCAGACCCACTCCATTTGAAGGTGGCTGATCTGGTGAGCTTCCTGCTCCTCAAGTACCGCACAAAGGAGCCGACCACAAAGGAAGACATGCTGAATGCGGTCCTCAGAGATGACCAGCACCACTTCCCTGTGATCTTGAGCCAAGCCTCTGAGTGTCTGCAGCTGGTctttggggtggatgtgaaggaggtGGACCCCAGGGAGCACTCGTAtgtcctggtccccaccctgggcctcacctgTGACGGGATGCTGGGCGATGGGCAGAGCATGCCCAAGAACGGCCTCCTGGTGATGCTCCTGGGTGTGATCCTCCTGGAGGGAGAGTGCGCCACTGAGGAGAAGATGTGGGAAGCACTGAGTGTCATGGGGGTGTATCCCGGGAGGGAGCACTGCATCTACggggagcccagggagctcaTCACCAACGTGTGGGTGCGGGAGGAGTACGTGGAGTACCTGCAGGTGCCCAACAGCGATCCCCCTCGCTACGAGCTCCTGTGGGGGCCCCGGGCCCACGCGGAGACCAGCAAGCTGCAAGTCCTGGAGCATTTGCTCAGGGTCAATACAAGGAATCTCAGTTCCTTTCTGTCCCTGTCTGAAGAGGTGTTGAGTGATGAGGAAGAGTGGCCCTGAGCCAGACTTGCAGCCGGGCTCCTTCCAGGCCCCTGTCCGGCAGCTTCTCCTGTCGGGCCGGAAGTGAGTCCATCCTTCACTGTGTGTTTGGAGAGCGAGCAGGCAGCCTCCTAAGGGGTGACAGCCTGGGCCAGTTGGGGGGACACGGTGTACAGCATCTCTGGGCTCCTCCCATCCCTTATGATGACATGGAAATTGATCTTTGTTTCCTGTAGAAATTTTTCAGTGGTGTTCCTTGTATCAGAAGATTTAATAAGCTTCACTATCTAACTTTGTCAATGACATTAATCACAATGTCTGTATCCTTATCCAGTTCAAACACAAGAGTTTTGCTGTTTTGTAAAACAAGTTGTAAATCTCCCATCTTATTGTGTCATCCTGAACAAGATAACATGGAATTAGAATTTGGGGGAGCaatgagaagaaaatgtaagaatAAATTTGATGGGGTTAAGCATTCCCCATCAATTTCTAGCTTCTTATCCCATTGTGTCTGTCATTCTGTAAAACTAAGATATCCATGTTGAGTTGGATTTGCATGGGCTATTGAAGAACGTGGAGAAAATCAATCTGAATCAGTAGGATCCCTGCTCCCCATCTTATTTATTCCACAGACATTCACTGAGCCTCTGCTCTCTGGTGGACCCTGTGTTAGTAGTGGGGACACTAGGAAAAGCAGGACGCCCCACACCTACAATGATAGTCTCGGAGCCGCAGTCACATCAGGAAGATGGTGAGATGTCCCTTAAGTCCCATAGAGCAAGTAAAAATGGGGTGAGGCGGTGGGAGTCTGGGAATGAGCACTCAAGTATAGGTGCCAGGAGCCTGGGCAGTTGGGGGCCTTGGGAAGCTGGGGGTCCTTCTGTGGGAGGTGTTGGTAAAGTAGCTGGGTGGTGGCGGCGTGGCGGCGGCTAGAATCAAAGAGCATGTGTTAAGGCTGAGAGGACAATCGGACATGAGGCACTGAGAGGATCCTTCTGGATCCTGAAGAAAGCAAAGAGAGCGCTCCTC
This Camelus bactrianus isolate YW-2024 breed Bactrian camel chromosome X, ASM4877302v1, whole genome shotgun sequence DNA region includes the following protein-coding sequences:
- the LOC141576366 gene encoding melanoma-associated antigen 8-like; the protein is MPGVQMSDLHQIEADFQDPREAEDVVVAQEIGAEEVADASPMSPSSSSSSSPSPSSSVLFLDTLEEVDDSGTPSAPQSPRGVCFFPAADDAAPPWSQSEDSTSSSQDEERPSTGQDPADAESSHPDPLHLKVADLVSFLLLKYRTKEPTTKEDMLNAVLRDDQHHFPVILSQASECLQLVFGVDVKEVDPREHSYVLVPTLGLTCDGMLGDGQSMPKNGLLVMLLGVILLEGECATEEKMWEALSVMGVYPGREHCIYGEPRELITNVWVREEYVEYLQVPNSDPPRYELLWGPRAHAETSKLQVLEHLLRVNTRNLSSFLSLSEEVLSDEEEWP